Proteins found in one Helicobacter sp. NHP19-003 genomic segment:
- a CDS encoding outer membrane family protein has protein sequence MSHKGLLFCACCVCPLGAFDYKFSGTSESVAKIGFNHSPINSKEGIFPTESFMTLTLKAQVDASLWENEKNKISAGIGGGIGGLAYDSTKTLVDQSTGQVYGSKIYFYFGRYWGFLDNAPWKSSNIESTQRARPYVLYNAYLRYDYNQALTIIIGRYLSKATFLSGYTEGFEASYKFHHYFRLRWFSSFGRALAVGEFIRPWYAPITTTNKQGKVVDLGIHAVGLNFDTKRFSAVSFVYFSPNTYTTPGVKLHYNSNPAFNGLGFKSLTEMTVIFPIYNRNLYNAWYRGSRLGRGGASLYIRQRFDYNQYNFGGGYFQNFGNANARINWYGSPIGIDYRDNSVYGGLMDNMISPNAITGFVFVGGVYKKLFWGLVGRLTYSPRANEQSVAWNVGIKWNRYFSTNIKIEYNEVDTHKGYNIANWYTLDPSAPATHQDRSYLMTAIKAQF, from the coding sequence ATGAGCCATAAAGGCTTGCTCTTTTGTGCGTGTTGTGTGTGTCCGCTGGGGGCTTTTGACTATAAATTCAGCGGGACAAGCGAATCGGTCGCCAAGATCGGTTTTAACCACTCCCCCATCAATTCCAAAGAGGGTATCTTCCCCACAGAAAGTTTCATGACCCTAACGCTCAAAGCCCAAGTGGATGCGAGCTTGTGGGAGAACGAAAAGAATAAAATCAGTGCAGGGATTGGCGGGGGGATCGGTGGGCTGGCTTACGACTCGACCAAAACTTTAGTGGATCAGAGCACGGGGCAGGTCTATGGCTCTAAAATATATTTTTACTTTGGGCGTTATTGGGGTTTTTTAGACAACGCCCCTTGGAAAAGCTCTAACATAGAATCCACACAAAGAGCCCGCCCCTATGTACTCTACAACGCCTATTTGCGCTACGACTACAACCAAGCTCTAACCATCATCATCGGGCGTTACCTATCCAAAGCAACTTTTTTGAGCGGGTACACAGAAGGGTTTGAAGCTTCTTACAAATTCCACCATTACTTTAGATTGCGCTGGTTTAGCTCTTTTGGCAGGGCTTTGGCGGTGGGTGAGTTTATCCGCCCTTGGTACGCCCCCATCACCACAACCAACAAACAGGGCAAGGTGGTGGATTTAGGCATCCACGCTGTGGGGTTAAATTTTGACACCAAGCGTTTTTCAGCAGTGAGCTTTGTCTATTTCTCTCCCAACACCTACACCACCCCCGGGGTCAAGCTCCACTACAACAGCAACCCCGCCTTCAATGGGCTGGGTTTTAAGTCTTTAACGGAGATGACGGTGATCTTTCCCATTTATAACCGCAATCTTTACAATGCGTGGTATCGTGGCTCTAGGCTGGGACGGGGGGGGGCGAGCTTGTATATCCGCCAACGCTTCGACTACAACCAATACAACTTTGGCGGGGGGTATTTCCAAAACTTTGGCAACGCCAACGCTCGAATCAACTGGTATGGGAGCCCCATTGGCATTGACTACCGCGACAACAGTGTCTATGGTGGGCTGATGGACAACATGATTTCACCCAATGCCATCACGGGCTTTGTGTTTGTGGGCGGGGTGTATAAGAAACTCTTTTGGGGCTTGGTGGGGCGATTGACTTATTCGCCTCGGGCCAACGAGCAAAGCGTGGCGTGGAATGTGGGGATCAAGTGGAATCGTTACTTTTCGACCAACATTAAAATTGAATACAATGAAGTGGACACCCACAAGGGCTACAACATCGCCAACTGGTACACTCTAGACCCCAGTGCCCCAGCCACCCACCAAGACCGCAGTTATTTAATGACCGCCATCAAGGCGCAATTTTAG
- a CDS encoding outer membrane family protein, with amino-acid sequence MTPLKAFDIKFSGRLDSFSKIGFNHSKINTKYGIFPTESFVDIVGFAQMKVGLLPKHTTDHQLSFSLGGAMAGLPYDSTKYLRDQDGQIYGSVVHNFIGGWHGYFFNKYLTQLSGAYHARPYVLDTAFLQYDYKHKFGFKIGRYEANIDFMSGSNQGFEFYYRPIKNLKLWWWSSYGRGLAFNSWIYQFYASTPYEKPNGQMINYGWHGITATYDYKKLSAQAFFYFSPKTYNAPGFKLIYDTDKNFQLVGFRSQTLLMVTVPVYDSGWYNPLTKTYSIWDSAQHGSLVGKYGVTLNIRQAFWWNRLAIILGLYNTFGNPDAYLGSHTMPMGNNTSYVNDYVSSSIIGFDFWDNTAYDGLADAVTNANTTTVYGSVGSIYKKFAWHIFGRVSNANRNAQGHIGRSNEYSAALSLDYAFTRSVFLHFKIEYYGVQMHQGYQVGYFGAPEFNNPDFKANYQDRSHIMTNITLKF; translated from the coding sequence ATGACTCCGCTCAAAGCCTTTGACATTAAATTCTCGGGGCGTTTGGACAGCTTTTCTAAGATAGGTTTCAACCATTCCAAGATCAACACCAAGTATGGCATCTTCCCCACAGAGAGTTTTGTGGACATCGTGGGCTTTGCCCAAATGAAAGTGGGGCTGCTACCCAAGCACACCACAGACCACCAATTAAGCTTTAGTTTGGGTGGGGCGATGGCGGGCTTGCCTTACGACTCGACCAAGTATTTGAGAGACCAAGATGGGCAAATCTATGGCTCTGTGGTACATAACTTCATCGGGGGCTGGCATGGGTATTTTTTCAACAAATACCTCACGCAACTATCCGGGGCCTACCACGCCCGCCCCTATGTGCTCGACACCGCTTTTTTGCAATACGATTACAAGCATAAGTTTGGCTTTAAAATCGGTCGTTACGAGGCGAACATCGATTTTATGAGCGGGTCAAACCAAGGCTTTGAGTTCTACTACCGCCCCATTAAAAACCTCAAACTTTGGTGGTGGAGCTCCTATGGGCGGGGCTTGGCGTTCAACTCGTGGATTTACCAGTTCTACGCTTCAACCCCCTATGAAAAACCAAATGGACAGATGATCAACTACGGCTGGCATGGCATCACCGCCACTTACGACTATAAGAAATTGAGCGCGCAGGCGTTCTTTTACTTTTCGCCCAAGACCTACAACGCTCCGGGGTTTAAACTCATCTACGACACGGATAAAAATTTCCAGCTTGTGGGCTTCCGCTCCCAAACCCTCTTAATGGTTACGGTTCCCGTTTACGACTCGGGCTGGTACAACCCGCTCACCAAAACCTACAGCATTTGGGATTCTGCACAACACGGCTCACTCGTGGGTAAATATGGAGTCACCTTAAACATCCGCCAAGCCTTTTGGTGGAATCGCCTAGCGATCATTTTAGGGCTTTACAACACCTTTGGCAACCCAGACGCTTACTTGGGTAGCCACACCATGCCCATGGGCAACAACACCTCCTATGTCAACGACTATGTGAGCTCGAGCATCATCGGGTTTGACTTTTGGGACAACACGGCTTATGACGGCTTGGCAGATGCCGTAACCAATGCCAACACCACAACCGTCTATGGCTCTGTGGGCAGCATTTATAAAAAGTTTGCATGGCACATCTTTGGGCGGGTGAGCAACGCCAACCGCAACGCCCAAGGGCACATCGGGCGTAGCAACGAATACTCCGCAGCCCTAAGTTTAGACTACGCCTTCACCCGTTCGGTGTTCTTGCACTTTAAGATCGAATACTATGGGGTGCAAATGCACCAGGGTTACCAAGTGGGCTATTTTGGCGCGCCAGAGTTTAACAACCCCGACTTTAAAGCGAATTATCAAGACCGCAGCCACATCATGACCAACATCACTTTAAAATTTTAG
- a CDS encoding outer membrane family protein has protein sequence MKKIKDTKWGKLARGVRKLRNTLTPALLASSSLGVCGLDALSYEVHGDLINFSKVGFNNSPINPVKGLYPTGTFVELTGKLESTVHLGKGWSVSLGGALGGMPYDNTRYDKYANDIKVPQAWKNPDACGANYNGPDSANGFCVPFWSDPKNGMPQYGSYNWAMDHGGIADPRGIGYMFMGEWNGLAPNYYPASAYTPGQSRRYEIYKANVQYKSDKIWIIAGRYDTTQVKDIDWFYQLTQGFYGMFKLTNKLTFQVFSSWGRGIADGQWMFPIYREKPWGQHKIGVIYQVNKHFSIHPHVWFSPKVFTAPEVKMYYDTNPEFSGRGFRSQTTLYAMYVYQWANDYIPGIGHVGRYGAARYNSWDPFLDGGKWRGLQGPGGATILIKERLDFNNYNVGFGIYDNIGNPNPNIGTYGNPVAIDGVEQWTGGIYSLGFASINNITDADAFTVYAKTGAVYGKFDWELAERYTTAPRADGQALALYLDYQFGKHIKAGIKLEWFFQVIRAGYNPGVGFLSYMGQPLSLNTGVFSASGFGQGPQETGGIAHTVWQDRSHLMTHISYSF, from the coding sequence ATGAAAAAGATCAAAGACACCAAGTGGGGTAAGCTGGCAAGGGGGGTGCGTAAATTGCGCAACACGCTGACACCCGCCCTGCTGGCTTCCTCTTCTTTGGGAGTTTGTGGGTTGGATGCACTCAGCTACGAAGTGCACGGCGATCTCATCAACTTCTCAAAAGTGGGGTTTAACAACTCTCCCATCAACCCGGTCAAGGGGCTTTACCCAACCGGTACTTTTGTGGAATTGACCGGTAAATTAGAAAGCACCGTGCACCTTGGCAAAGGTTGGAGTGTGAGTTTAGGTGGTGCGCTAGGGGGTATGCCCTATGACAACACCCGCTATGACAAATACGCTAATGACATTAAAGTCCCGCAAGCTTGGAAGAATCCAGATGCGTGTGGAGCAAACTACAATGGTCCGGACAGCGCAAATGGCTTCTGTGTACCTTTTTGGAGCGATCCCAAAAATGGGATGCCCCAATATGGCTCTTACAATTGGGCGATGGATCATGGTGGCATAGCCGACCCCCGCGGTATCGGTTATATGTTTATGGGGGAATGGAACGGCTTGGCCCCTAACTACTACCCCGCCAGCGCCTACACCCCCGGGCAGTCGCGCAGGTATGAAATCTACAAGGCGAATGTCCAATACAAAAGCGATAAAATTTGGATCATCGCCGGGCGCTACGACACCACACAGGTCAAAGACATCGATTGGTTCTACCAATTGACCCAAGGTTTCTACGGCATGTTTAAACTCACGAATAAGCTGACCTTCCAAGTGTTCAGCTCCTGGGGCCGTGGTATTGCGGACGGGCAATGGATGTTCCCAATCTATCGCGAAAAACCTTGGGGGCAACACAAAATCGGGGTGATTTACCAAGTGAACAAGCACTTCTCCATCCACCCACATGTGTGGTTCTCTCCCAAAGTTTTCACCGCTCCTGAAGTTAAAATGTATTACGACACCAACCCCGAGTTTAGCGGGCGCGGTTTCCGCTCACAAACCACCCTTTATGCCATGTATGTCTACCAATGGGCAAACGACTATATCCCAGGTATTGGGCATGTGGGTCGCTATGGGGCTGCAAGGTATAACTCTTGGGACCCCTTCCTAGATGGCGGTAAATGGCGCGGGTTACAAGGTCCTGGCGGGGCAACCATCTTGATCAAAGAGCGCCTAGACTTCAACAACTACAATGTGGGCTTTGGTATCTACGACAACATCGGTAACCCAAACCCCAACATCGGTACCTATGGTAACCCCGTAGCGATCGATGGTGTCGAACAATGGACCGGTGGTATCTACTCACTAGGGTTTGCGTCTATCAACAACATCACCGACGCCGATGCTTTCACAGTTTATGCGAAAACCGGCGCGGTGTATGGAAAATTTGACTGGGAGCTCGCCGAAAGGTATACCACAGCTCCGCGTGCGGACGGTCAGGCTCTAGCGTTGTATTTGGACTACCAATTTGGCAAACACATCAAGGCTGGGATCAAGCTTGAGTGGTTCTTCCAAGTCATCCGCGCGGGCTACAACCCAGGTGTTGGCTTCCTAAGCTACATGGGGCAACCTTTGAGCTTGAACACAGGTGTGTTCTCTGCAAGTGGCTTTGGGCAAGGCCCACAAGAAACCGGGGGCATCGCCCACACCGTTTGGCAAGATCGAAGCCACTTGATGACCCACATCAGCTACAGTTTCTAG
- a CDS encoding outer membrane family protein produces the protein MLLVLERVLAFDMSISGKLSSYTLYGFNNKRYDPSKFIYPTGSYTSLLAEMNLSMDIYKGLHAEVGGMLSALPYDSTAYQGNDIQPGQPGGPGDFYNHDGGIFWEYIGWYAGHSGLNVQQPRYAMVHNAYISYNYKNIFGIKGGRYELSDYDWFTSFSQGVEGFVKYKDYKLRVLYSDARASASSDWFWPFGRYYTSGKPLMIAEFRYQKGHWKVNPYFYSIFGRMNAPGINITYDTNPHFRDKGFRWVGTFVGLFPFFPPSGRGYDMILFGQEKMGKDGQTLFFRSRFYYNKWIFGGSIYKNIGNANGDIGIYGDPLGYNIWTNSIYDAEINNIVGKDALNGFLYFGSHFHGFTWKVLGRLTGSPRANEQSVALFLSYFLSRYNLKFDLKLEYYNNITKKGYCLGFGYGPTPNTCGSWDPATNNFAPRLPHNVDSGRSHLMFTLTYGFQLL, from the coding sequence ATGCTCCTTGTTTTAGAGCGCGTTTTAGCCTTTGACATGAGCATTAGCGGGAAACTCAGCAGTTACACGCTGTATGGCTTTAACAACAAACGCTACGACCCCTCCAAGTTCATTTACCCCACGGGCAGCTACACCTCGCTTTTAGCCGAGATGAATCTTAGCATGGACATTTACAAGGGCTTACACGCCGAAGTGGGGGGCATGCTCTCTGCTTTGCCCTACGACTCTACGGCGTATCAAGGCAATGACATCCAACCAGGGCAACCGGGTGGTCCGGGGGATTTCTATAATCACGATGGTGGGATCTTCTGGGAATATATTGGCTGGTATGCCGGGCACAGCGGTTTGAATGTGCAACAACCCCGCTACGCAATGGTGCACAACGCCTACATCAGTTACAACTACAAGAATATTTTTGGCATCAAGGGTGGGCGTTATGAGCTCTCAGATTATGATTGGTTCACTTCCTTTAGCCAAGGTGTGGAAGGGTTTGTCAAATACAAGGACTATAAATTACGGGTGCTCTATTCGGATGCCAGGGCTTCTGCGTCTAGCGACTGGTTTTGGCCTTTTGGGCGTTACTACACCAGCGGCAAACCCTTAATGATCGCTGAGTTTAGATACCAAAAAGGCCATTGGAAGGTCAACCCCTATTTTTACTCCATCTTTGGGCGCATGAACGCCCCCGGGATCAACATCACCTACGACACAAACCCCCATTTTAGGGACAAGGGTTTTCGCTGGGTGGGCACTTTTGTGGGGCTCTTCCCCTTCTTCCCCCCCTCTGGCCGGGGCTATGACATGATCTTGTTTGGGCAAGAAAAAATGGGCAAGGATGGACAGACCCTCTTTTTCCGATCCCGTTTTTATTACAACAAATGGATTTTTGGGGGCAGTATTTATAAAAACATTGGCAATGCCAACGGCGACATCGGGATTTATGGCGACCCTCTAGGTTACAACATCTGGACCAACAGCATTTACGATGCCGAGATCAACAACATCGTAGGCAAGGACGCGCTCAATGGATTTTTATACTTTGGCTCGCACTTCCATGGCTTCACTTGGAAAGTTTTGGGGCGCTTAACCGGCTCGCCTCGGGCCAACGAGCAGAGCGTGGCACTTTTTTTAAGCTATTTTTTGAGTCGCTACAACTTAAAGTTTGATTTAAAACTTGAGTATTACAACAACATCACTAAAAAAGGCTATTGTCTTGGTTTTGGCTATGGCCCTACGCCCAATACTTGTGGATCATGGGATCCCGCGACCAACAACTTCGCCCCCCGTCTGCCCCACAATGTGGACTCCGGCCGTAGCCACTTGATGTTTACCTTGACCTATGGCTTCCAGTTGCTCTAA
- a CDS encoding molybdopterin molybdotransferase MoeA: protein MDLISFQEALKIGLNLPQMGLEVQKVPLQEAHGRILAKDFYAKDPLPKATNAAMDGFGFRLEDLGKSMPIGATIYAGNPLAVLAPGTCLKIMTGALVPDGVDVVVPLEQMQEYDDLNATAPLGFKKGANIRYEGENFQAGDLLLKKGTPLKIGDIALLASQGCATLSVYQKLKVGVFSSGDEVVGLGSAAQKHQVYDTNGVVLVAILQHLGFEATHLGHLPDHLKEQTKRLQESLTHDVLISSAGVSVGDKDHFKEALLQMGAKIHYHGVNVKPGKPILCASVADKLIFGMPGNPLSCVATFLALVRPVLCKQAGNNTPEPLIKARLNSPLNVKGQRMHLVLGHLENGVFTPYKDNTYGAGAIDALSRSNGLAYFSGVTEVLVSLLP, encoded by the coding sequence ATGGATTTGATTTCATTTCAAGAGGCTTTAAAAATCGGGCTCAATCTGCCCCAAATGGGTTTAGAAGTTCAAAAAGTCCCCTTGCAAGAAGCGCACGGGCGCATTTTAGCCAAAGATTTTTACGCCAAAGACCCCCTGCCCAAAGCCACAAATGCGGCGATGGATGGCTTTGGTTTTAGACTAGAGGACTTGGGCAAAAGCATGCCCATTGGCGCAACCATTTATGCGGGCAACCCCTTGGCGGTTTTAGCCCCGGGAACTTGTCTGAAAATCATGACCGGTGCGCTTGTGCCCGATGGGGTGGATGTGGTGGTGCCTTTAGAGCAAATGCAAGAGTATGATGACCTCAACGCCACAGCCCCTTTAGGTTTTAAAAAGGGCGCAAACATCCGCTATGAAGGTGAAAACTTCCAAGCCGGGGATTTGCTTTTAAAAAAGGGCACGCCTTTAAAAATCGGAGACATCGCCCTGCTCGCCTCACAAGGGTGCGCCACTCTCAGCGTTTATCAAAAACTAAAAGTGGGGGTCTTTAGCAGTGGGGACGAAGTTGTGGGCTTGGGCAGTGCAGCCCAGAAACACCAAGTGTATGACACAAACGGGGTTGTTTTAGTGGCCATACTGCAACACTTGGGCTTTGAAGCCACGCATTTGGGGCATTTGCCCGACCATCTCAAAGAGCAAACAAAACGGCTACAAGAGTCTTTAACTCACGATGTGCTCATCAGCAGTGCCGGGGTGAGTGTGGGCGATAAAGACCATTTTAAAGAGGCATTGTTACAAATGGGCGCAAAAATCCACTACCACGGGGTGAATGTCAAACCGGGCAAGCCCATTTTATGCGCCAGTGTGGCAGATAAGCTCATCTTTGGCATGCCGGGCAACCCCTTAAGCTGTGTGGCGACTTTTTTAGCCCTTGTGCGCCCCGTGCTTTGCAAACAGGCCGGCAACAACACGCCAGAACCCCTCATTAAAGCCCGCTTAAACAGCCCTTTAAATGTCAAGGGGCAACGCATGCACTTGGTCTTAGGGCACTTAGAGAATGGCGTTTTCACGCCCTACAAGGACAACACTTACGGAGCGGGAGCGATCGATGCTCTAAGCCGCTCTAACGGCCTAGCGTATTTTAGTGGAGTAACAGAGGTTTTGGTGTCGCTCTTGCCTTAG
- the fliR gene encoding flagellar biosynthetic protein FliR: MLDWLAYMSDRHVQGFLLLFLRLSGVVALFPFFDNNLIPVSVRGALSFFLTLVFYPSMPPHPVFLTTESFLIACCAEFLLGLCASFFLHVVFNAIAFATDTISFSMGLTMASAYDPISGAQKAVVGQVVLLLAILTMLQTSMHHLVILWVQHSLEQVPLGGFVLTNHIVKASVRALGHLFVVGFSMAFPVLAVVMFSDIVFGMIMKTHPQFNLLAVGFPLKIAIALAGLMLVLAAIMHRFKDELLRAFQAISTLF, from the coding sequence ATGTTAGACTGGTTAGCCTATATGAGCGATCGCCATGTGCAGGGCTTTTTACTGCTCTTTTTGCGTTTAAGTGGGGTGGTTGCGCTCTTCCCCTTTTTTGATAATAATTTGATCCCGGTGTCTGTGCGGGGAGCTTTGAGCTTTTTTTTAACCTTGGTCTTTTACCCCTCAATGCCCCCCCATCCCGTATTTTTAACCACAGAGAGTTTTTTGATCGCTTGTTGTGCGGAGTTTTTGCTCGGACTTTGCGCCTCTTTCTTTTTGCATGTGGTTTTCAACGCCATCGCCTTTGCGACCGACACGATCAGCTTTTCCATGGGGCTTACGATGGCAAGCGCCTACGACCCCATCTCGGGGGCGCAAAAGGCGGTGGTGGGGCAAGTGGTCTTGCTTTTAGCCATTTTAACCATGCTCCAAACTTCTATGCACCACCTGGTGATCTTGTGGGTACAACACAGCCTAGAGCAAGTCCCTTTGGGGGGGTTTGTGCTCACAAACCACATTGTTAAAGCGAGCGTGCGAGCTTTGGGGCATTTGTTTGTCGTGGGCTTTAGCATGGCCTTTCCTGTGTTGGCGGTGGTGATGTTTAGCGACATTGTCTTTGGCATGATCATGAAAACCCACCCACAATTTAACTTATTGGCAGTGGGTTTTCCGCTCAAAATCGCCATTGCCCTAGCCGGTTTGATGTTGGTTTTAGCGGCGATCATGCACCGCTTTAAAGATGAATTGTTGCGCGCGTTTCAAGCGATCTCTACTCTATTTTAA
- a CDS encoding disulfide isomerase, translated as MRRLFCALSLCVGLVGAVESKVGQAVVDLIDKQIHKKVNVLEVKSLKSNKEFQVVVVEDPDTRYKIPLLVNKNGDLVLGLTNIFFSKSKQDTELVQDLYHNTQSYNFAQQNSAALNALFEGLPKDYTIDLKSTTPGVKKNLYIISDPMCPHCHHELEQIDKRLKEANVHMVLVGFLGHESTLKAADILKQVKKARNTRDKVDLLQKVYAHAYKVADAPDDKVQEVEQVTKKVLDTKLVKGVPFIYEYHKLDKK; from the coding sequence ATGCGTAGGTTATTCTGTGCTTTGAGTTTGTGTGTGGGGCTTGTGGGGGCAGTTGAGAGCAAGGTGGGGCAGGCTGTGGTGGACCTCATTGACAAACAAATCCATAAAAAGGTCAATGTCCTAGAGGTGAAGTCTTTAAAGTCCAATAAAGAGTTTCAGGTGGTGGTGGTGGAGGACCCCGACACAAGGTATAAAATCCCCTTGCTGGTGAATAAAAACGGGGATTTGGTCTTGGGGCTCACAAACATCTTTTTTAGCAAGAGCAAACAAGACACCGAGTTGGTGCAAGATCTCTACCACAACACCCAAAGCTACAACTTCGCCCAGCAAAACAGCGCCGCTTTAAATGCCCTTTTTGAAGGCTTGCCCAAGGACTACACCATTGATTTAAAATCCACCACCCCCGGGGTGAAAAAGAATCTCTACATCATCTCCGATCCCATGTGCCCGCACTGCCACCACGAGTTGGAGCAGATCGACAAACGCTTGAAAGAAGCCAATGTACACATGGTGCTCGTGGGCTTCCTAGGGCATGAATCCACGCTCAAAGCTGCCGACATTTTAAAACAAGTCAAAAAAGCCCGCAACACTAGAGATAAAGTAGATTTGCTGCAAAAAGTCTATGCCCACGCCTATAAAGTCGCCGATGCTCCCGATGACAAAGTCCAAGAAGTAGAACAGGTGACTAAAAAAGTCTTAGACACCAAGCTTGTCAAAGGCGTACCTTTCATTTATGAGTACCACAAGCTAGATAAAAAGTAA
- a CDS encoding Na+/H+ antiporter NhaC family protein, whose protein sequence is MTNELENTPHFHALIPFGVFIGIYLGTGFYLELSGVKMGFYQLPGPVAAAIGVAAAFAFFKGSLEQKFHDFLTGCGDKNIMTMCVIYLLAGAFAVVSKAMGGVDATVNLGITYIPPQYLAAGIFAMSAFISLAIGTSVGAIVALGPIAVGLAQEGHLSLALVLAALMGGAMFGDNLSIISDTTIASTRTQDVNMQDKFKINLYIALPASVLTLILLLIWGQPPHPTPVQAHSYEFVKTLPYVFVLLLALMGVNVFLVLFSGIALSGGIGLYENHFTWLSLGQEVYKGFSSMQEIFLLSLLTGGLAYMVDKEGGVTWIISKIEGYIRGAKSAKVGIAALVSLVDLAVANNTVAIVIVGEISKKVSLKFGVDRRESAVVLDIFSCIFQGLIPYGAQMLILLSFAKEHVGFLEVVGFLWYQGLLGVFTLVYIFWGGYSRAVLKRLPPR, encoded by the coding sequence ATGACCAATGAGCTGGAAAACACACCGCATTTTCACGCCCTGATCCCCTTTGGGGTGTTCATTGGGATTTACCTAGGTACAGGGTTTTATTTGGAACTTAGTGGAGTGAAAATGGGCTTTTACCAGTTGCCCGGACCCGTGGCTGCTGCCATAGGGGTGGCTGCTGCCTTCGCGTTTTTTAAGGGGAGTTTGGAGCAGAAGTTTCACGACTTTTTAACGGGCTGTGGGGATAAAAATATCATGACCATGTGCGTGATTTACCTGCTTGCCGGGGCGTTTGCGGTGGTGAGCAAGGCGATGGGGGGAGTGGATGCCACGGTGAATTTGGGGATCACCTACATCCCCCCACAATACTTAGCCGCCGGGATTTTTGCCATGTCTGCCTTCATTTCTTTGGCGATCGGCACGAGCGTGGGGGCGATTGTCGCACTGGGCCCTATTGCGGTGGGGTTAGCCCAAGAAGGGCATTTGTCCTTAGCCTTGGTTTTGGCGGCTCTTATGGGGGGGGCGATGTTTGGAGACAATTTGTCCATCATCTCAGACACCACGATCGCCAGTACCCGCACGCAAGATGTCAATATGCAGGATAAGTTTAAAATCAACCTTTACATCGCCCTGCCCGCGAGCGTTTTGACCTTAATCTTGCTCTTGATTTGGGGGCAACCCCCCCACCCCACACCCGTGCAAGCCCACAGCTATGAATTTGTGAAAACCTTGCCCTATGTGTTTGTGTTGCTCTTGGCACTTATGGGGGTCAATGTCTTTTTGGTGCTCTTTAGTGGGATCGCGCTTTCAGGGGGAATCGGGCTGTATGAAAACCATTTTACTTGGCTTTCTTTGGGGCAAGAAGTCTATAAGGGCTTTTCAAGCATGCAAGAGATTTTTTTACTCTCGCTGCTTACGGGCGGGCTTGCCTACATGGTGGATAAGGAGGGGGGGGTGACGTGGATCATCTCTAAAATCGAGGGCTACATTAGGGGCGCAAAGAGTGCAAAAGTGGGCATTGCGGCGTTGGTGAGCTTGGTGGACTTGGCGGTGGCAAACAACACCGTGGCGATTGTGATTGTAGGGGAGATTAGCAAGAAAGTCAGCCTTAAATTTGGGGTGGATCGGCGTGAGAGTGCGGTGGTTTTAGACATTTTTTCGTGCATTTTTCAGGGGTTGATTCCCTATGGGGCGCAAATGTTGATACTCCTTAGTTTTGCTAAAGAACATGTCGGGTTTTTAGAAGTGGTGGGATTTTTGTGGTATCAGGGTTTGCTTGGGGTTTTCACTTTGGTTTATATCTTTTGGGGGGGCTATAGCCGAGCGGTCCTAAAAAGATTGCCCCCTCGATAG
- a CDS encoding purine-nucleoside phosphorylase — protein MFVCAGDTESFSYAKSVGVGLVQSALNLSRLCMLDNPKEIIFIGTAGSYDPKTPILSLFASTKATQIEESFILGHSYTPLDNGVQTKWPQTLDLPSVVVNSSHYIHTDTHFSNAMCHAGILLENMEFFAVLRVAQCYNVPCFGVFCVTNYTNEHAHRDFIANHESAKERLGSLYQKLKDFHDQ, from the coding sequence ATGTTTGTGTGTGCGGGCGATACAGAGAGTTTCAGTTACGCTAAAAGTGTCGGCGTGGGCTTGGTGCAAAGTGCTTTAAATTTAAGCCGTCTTTGCATGCTTGACAACCCTAAAGAGATCATTTTTATCGGCACAGCGGGCAGTTATGACCCTAAAACTCCTATTTTAAGCTTGTTTGCAAGTACCAAAGCCACGCAAATTGAAGAGAGTTTTATTTTAGGGCACAGCTACACTCCCCTAGACAATGGTGTGCAGACCAAATGGCCACAAACTTTAGACTTGCCAAGCGTGGTTGTCAACAGTAGCCATTACATACACACAGACACCCACTTTTCTAATGCCATGTGCCACGCGGGCATTTTGTTAGAGAACATGGAATTTTTTGCTGTGCTGCGTGTGGCTCAATGCTATAATGTTCCATGTTTTGGGGTATTTTGCGTAACAAATTACACAAATGAACACGCCCACAGGGATTTTATTGCAAACCACGAGTCTGCCAAAGAGCGCTTGGGCAGTCTTTATCAAAAATTAAAGGATTTTCATGACCAATGA